The stretch of DNA CCAACATTCAAAAGTCAAAAGACATCATGCTCAAATCCAGTATTGGTGTAAAGTTGTTTTTGGCGACGAAAACATTTTGCAATCACACGTAGAAGTTCTTTTCCAAAACCCTGAAATGATAGAGCAGCTAGCACAGCAACTTGCCGGAAATCCTCAATCTTTTCACAAATACGCTGGTCGCAACTTTTGTGGCTTAAAAAATAGAGCACGCAGACATGCTGAAGCAGGTCTTTCTCACCTTATTGATGCCACGGACAACTATGCAACAGCTGTAACACAAGTAAGAGAGAGCCTTTCAAGAACTCAGCAGACAAACCAAGAACACAATGAAACATCTGAGAGAACGCAAGTCTTGCATCAACAACAAAGTGTCTCACAGTCTGTGCAACGCCCTGATCCTTCAACAGTAACGCATGAAGGAGCAACGCCCTCTACGCAACAAAGAGAAACAGATTTTCGTCCTCGCAAAACTGCCGCTCCAAAATCGATGGCTTTTGCCAGCTAAACAAACGTAATTCTCGCCTTTGAATCTAACATCTTGGCGCAATCATGAGAAAGGTGGTTTGTGCCAAGAAAGAGAGGAAGTTGAAACAAAATTCATTCTCCCATCACTTCATCTAAACACCTGATAAAACAGTATTGAGACAGTGATCATGAACTACAGTAAGAGAGTAAAATCTTATAAAACTCCTTAGTTTCATATCCTCTCTCATAAAAATACGTGAAAAAGCATAAAACAGAATAAACACTAAGGCACGTTCTTAAATAATATTTCAAAACAATATTGGAAGAGCTTGAAAGGAACATACATGAAAAAAAGAAACCCCTCCCCTTTAATAGCCGAAATGATGGCAAAATTTCAACAACAGGCTGAACAATCTCCCACCAGTCCCTCCCATTCCCAAGTTTCTCAAAGTGTGCCAAAACCACCTGTACAAAAACGCCCAGAGAATTTGTCACATCCCCCAAAGGTTGCGCCACCGCCCCCCCTACGTATGAGAGATAAAACACCAGCTGATACAAAAATCCAAAAGCCTGAAACCCAAGAAAGCTCCTCCGCGCACATAAAAACGCCTCCACAAAGACCTCCACGTGCAAAAGATAGAGAACAAAACAAACAAACGGCTCAAGAATCCCCCTCTCTACAGACAAAAATGGCTCCGCCCAAACCTCCACGCATAAAAGATAAAACACCAGCCGACACAAAAATCCAAAAGCCTGAAACCCAAGAAAGCTCCTCCGCGCACATAAAAACGCCTCCACAAAGACCTCCACGTGCGAAGGATAGAGAACAAAACAAACAAACGGCTCAAGAATCCCCCTCTCTACAGACAAAAATGGCTCCGCCCAAACCTCCACGCATAAAAGATAAAACACCAGCCGACACAAAAATCCAAAAGCCTGAAACCCAAGAAAGCTCCTCCGCACACATAAAAACGCCTCCACCAAAACCTCCACGTGCAAAAGATAGAGAACAAAACAAACAAACGGCTCAAGAATCCCCCTCTCTACAGACAAAAATGCCTCCGCCCACCCCCCCACGCATAAAAGATAAAACACCAGCCAACGCAACAATCCAAGTGCAAACCAGCACAAAAAACCAAAATCTAGAAACCATTGCTCCAAGTGTTAGACCCAAAACACCACAGCACAGGCAAGTCAGGCAGCAAAGCAGTTCATCATCACAAAACAGTGAGTCATATGCAGTACCTCCTTCAAGAAAACCACACCAAATAGGAGACAGACAAAAAAGTGAGGCTGCCATCCAAAAAACAGCAATTAGACAACCAAAACCGTCTCAGGAGCGTAAAGCATCTATTAATACAATGGAAAAAAAGCTATTGCTCGAAGCATACCATGAAGAAATACGATTTTTATGTAAAAAGACTTTTGGTGACCGACTCATTTTAGAATCAAGAATAGAAGCCATCAAAGAAAACCCCAATATGGGAGAACAACTCTTATGGGATGTTACAAAAAAACCTCAGTCTATTTCTAAGCTTGCTGGTAGAAAAGTTCTTGGCATAAAAAATGGAGCGCGCAAACAAGCTGAAGAAACGCTTTCCCCCCTATATGCTGCCATAGAAGGCTTTGTATATACTGCAAAATATGTACAAGAGAATACTTCACAAAATTCTCACACAAAACAACAACAGCATCAACAAGCGCAACAGGAAGGAGCAATTAGTCAACACGCACGAAATCCTCTCCATTCAGAAAAGAAAATCCAGCCTCTCTCAAATCAAGAAATTGCCCGCAGAGTTCAACAAAACCCATCGGTTCAATATGGTCAAAGAGAAGTCCAATATTGGTGTCAAAAAGTTTATAGAGACCCATTTATTTTTAACGACAGAATGGAAGATATGCAAAAAATTCCAGAGATAGGAGAAGAGCTCGTATGGCAAATTGAAAACCATTCTCAGCTTTTTACTCCACTTGCTGGTAAAAAAGTCCTTGGTGTAAAAAACGAAGCACGCAAAACTGCTGAAGAAAGTCTTTCCACCCTTTGTACCGCCATTAAGGATTATGCAGACACTATAAAACAGGTAAGAGAAAGTATCGTGCTGCACAATCAAGAACAACAAAAACACCATCAGCCTCTTAGCGAAATAGATAAAAAATTACAAAAACAGCAAAGCCTATCGCAGTCCGCAAAACCACTTGAACGCTCAACAGTAAAGCAGCATAAAGAGCTTACTGAAGCATCGAAACAAGAAGAGCGACCGCCTATTCGACCACGCAAAGCCGAAACATCAAAAACAATGGCTTTATCCTGATAGTCTCATCATCGTTGGCTTTTCATATAAAACTTTGGTGCAACTATCTCGCCAAGATTGCACCAAAGACAGCGTGTAACATACAGAAAAATTTGAATAAACTGTCATATGACAAAACGCATTGATAAAATTTCACGATAACATTTCATAAAAATTACTACCATTAACGTTGTTCCATTATTAACTTGGTTTCACGCAAATAAGGTTAATTTTTTTCAATCATTCGAATAGACATTCTTCTTCGAAGAAGAAAACGCTACGAAAATAATATAAGGCAAAAAGTGCAAAAAAAGCTTTTAAAAAAACAAATATTAAAAACTTGAAAGGAAATATGCATGAAAGAAAACACAGAACAGAGTGCCTCCTCCACAGAAGAATTGCAAGAACACCCCCCTGCAATTAATGCCGCCATTTCTAAGAAAATCAATGAAGAAGCGCAAAATTTTTTCTACCCCAATAGCAAGGTGCTTAAAAATAAATACCGCATCAAAGATAAAGAAATATTAATGGAACGGTGTTCTGATGATGTCAAAAAAGAAATGATCAAACTGCGTCAAGAACCTCCCCCAGAACAGTTTAATTCCTCCTATCTAAAATATCTTCATCAACGTCTTTTTTCCCGTGCATTTGAATGGGCAGGACAAACCCGCCAAGCACCTTTTACCTTTGCAGATAGCAGTGTTGCTTCCATGCCCATTTTGAAAAGAAAAGAATTTACACAACCTTTTGCAATTGGCAGAAAAGTACAGGAGGGACTAGAAAAGTTAGATAAAACACTTGCTGAAAAAAATAATTTAAAAGGCTTATCCCGCGAAGAATTTGTTGAACATGCTGCTCAACTGATGATAGATCTACACCACTTGCATCCTTTCAGAGAGGGTAATAGGCGCACAAAAAGACTGTTTGTTGAAAAACTTGGGCAAGCCGCAGGACATGAACTAAACTTTTCACTTGTGAGTAAAAAACGCAAAAACTTTGTCCGCGCGGCCGCCATGGAACGTGGCGATCCAGAGCCCATGAAGCATCTGCTTGAGGATATCTCCCATCCAGAAAAATCGCTCATTTTACAAGAATTCACCGACTCTATGAAAAAGCTTGGAATGGGTGAAAAAAATTATTATCTCGCTGTCGTCGCAAAAGAAGGAGAAACCTATCATGGGACCTATAGAGGCTGTGGAAACAAGGGCTTTATGATGGATGCTCAGGGAACTCTTATCTTGGGAAATAAAAAAGATCTCACCCCAGAACAAAGACAAACATTAACAATTGGTGAGGCCTTTTCCTTTACAGCACCAAAGGCTCAAAGCCTGCAAAAAATACAGCTTCCAGAAGACAAAAGAGCCGCTCCCAAAAACGATGAAATCACTGAAAAGCGCAAAGACAACGCATCCATTCACACAAAAAGAAAGGTAAAAGCTCATTTTGCACCATGGACTGCCTCTCATGCTTTACAGGACAGCGTTGAAGTTATGCCCCAAAGTCTACCAGAAAAAGAACAAATGGCACAGCCAATGGCGCAATCTTTTTCTGCGGAGCAAAGGCAAAAAAAATTCCAAGAAACCATTTTACAGACCAACAATAGAACAACAAATGATCAAATATCTGTCCAAATAACAAAGGAAAAACACTCTGATCATCAAGAAAGAGCAAAACAACACCCCAAAAAAGCAATGGTATACTGGGACATTGCTACAAAGAAAACGGAAACCGCCTCTCTCCCCTCATCTGAGAAATTATCCTTATCGCCTGAAACCAAAGAAGAGCGCACACCAGAACAAAGACAAACATTAAAAAAAGGTGATCTCCTCTCCTTTACTGCACCAAGACCTCAATACCAGCAAGAAATGCTGATCCCCGCAGAAAAAATACCTCCTCTTACAAGCGACGAAATTATCACAAGAATAAAAAACAACGCATCACTTCAAGAAAGAAGAACAGAAATCCAAACTCTATGCCAAATCGTTTACGGCAATCGGCATATTTTGCAGGAAAAAATTGAGAGAATCCATGAAAATCGCACGGAGGGAGAACAGCTCACTTATCAAATTGCCACATCTCCTCAATCGATTGCTAAGTTTTCTGGAAGCAATAGATTTGGCATAAAAAATAACGCGCGCACCAATGCTGAAGCAAATATTTTACCCCTCTGTAGAGCCATTGAGTGTTATATCGATATTTTTAAACAAACAGAAAGAGACATTCTCCATGACCATCACGCAAAACAAAGGCGCTGTAAACAAGCGGTAGAAATGCCTGAAGCGTGGATGCAAAATCTCCTGTCCTTGCCAAAAGAACAGCAGAAAGAAACGTTATCAAACTCTCCTGAATTAAGAGGAGAAATAAGGGATTATATCAGAAAAATCAATGAACGTTTATCCTCAAGCGAGCATGAAGCGATAAAGGAAAGCAATTCCGAAAAACTAGCTAAGAGTCTTGGTACATCAGCCGTCAAAGCAAAAGAGATTCTGGCAATCGTCAAGCAAACAAAAGAGATAGAACATAACATACACTCCATGGATTTTTATGACCGCAAATTGAATGAGTGTTCAGCGCCAAACCAACGTCAATCCATCCAGCATCAGTTGATAAAGAAAAACACTGAAAAAATATGTTTGAATACGCTTGATAAAGAAGCAAGTAAAGCGCAGAAAGTAACAGAAAATATTCAATCATACAAAACGCAGTACACAAAAGCCATGACTCTCTAAAATTCATATAAGCTTTAATTTTTTTGCTCTCTCTGGTAGAAAAGGTTGCCTTTCCTCTCTGCTTTTATCGGCAAACCAATCGTGCATCCACAAGATGCTAAAACCATAAGAGAGCAACTTTATTTTCTCAGATTTTTCTCTCATCAACTGTGAAAAGAAATCCGAACAGAGCAATGATAAAGATTAATCATTTTTAAAAATGATCATTAATCACTTTCATTGCCTATGGTGCTCTTACCCGTAGTGCTAAAAATAGGCAAGATGCTGGTGAAAGATCACGTCTTGCTATCCTCTATTTGAAGAGTTTCTAAAACGGGAAGAGCGCCTCATTTGGGGAGAACATAAAGCCGTAAAGGTGAAAACTAATCGACGTGCTTTGCCATCACCTTTAGCTCAGACTTATGACTTTTAAAAACATCTAAAGTACTGTCTTTTAAATCATAAAAACTGTGCATTGCTTCACGCTTTTATTTTATTTGCGTTCTTTGAATAAAATCCACACCCCTCACATAAAACAAAACACTATTGGGTTGCACTCTTCATGAACATCCCCCTAGAGAGAAATGATCACTCTATATCCTCCAACTGTTATGATATCGCTTCTACATTTCAGTTTGAAAAAGAAATTTTAATTATTTTATGGCAACAAATAAAAATTGTAATGCAATAATAAAGAAGGAGCATTTTAAAAGTCTTCACGCACTCTTGTTGACAGACAGATAAACACCGTCGTAAAACACTGTCAAAAATGTATTCTTATGGGTATACAGATCAGATTTTCACGATTTAAAACGGTTTATTTTCTTATTAACGCTTCTCTTTTTTCTAACAAAACCGATATATCTTTATGACATTGATTAAAAAAATTGCAACAGTTGCTTCCGGAACTCTGATGAGCCGTATTTTTGGCTTCATCCGTGAAATGCTTATGGCAGCAGCCCTAGGGACAGGTCCTGTTTCTGATGCCTTTAATGCTGCTTTTCGTTTTCCCAATACATTCCGCCGTTTTTTTGCTGAAGGCGCTTTTAATTCTGCTTTTATTCCTCTTTTTGCAAAAAAAATCACTGAAGATGGTCAAGAAACTGCTTGCAAATTTGCAGAAGAGGTCTTTGGTGTTCTCTTTTCCCTGCTGTTACTGCTAACGATTGTTATGGAACTGAGTATGCCTTTTTTGGTACGAACCATTATTGCTCCAGGTTTTACGGAAGATG from Bartonella tribocorum CIP 105476 encodes:
- a CDS encoding BID domain-containing T4SS effector; this translates as MKENTEQSASSTEELQEHPPAINAAISKKINEEAQNFFYPNSKVLKNKYRIKDKEILMERCSDDVKKEMIKLRQEPPPEQFNSSYLKYLHQRLFSRAFEWAGQTRQAPFTFADSSVASMPILKRKEFTQPFAIGRKVQEGLEKLDKTLAEKNNLKGLSREEFVEHAAQLMIDLHHLHPFREGNRRTKRLFVEKLGQAAGHELNFSLVSKKRKNFVRAAAMERGDPEPMKHLLEDISHPEKSLILQEFTDSMKKLGMGEKNYYLAVVAKEGETYHGTYRGCGNKGFMMDAQGTLILGNKKDLTPEQRQTLTIGEAFSFTAPKAQSLQKIQLPEDKRAAPKNDEITEKRKDNASIHTKRKVKAHFAPWTASHALQDSVEVMPQSLPEKEQMAQPMAQSFSAEQRQKKFQETILQTNNRTTNDQISVQITKEKHSDHQERAKQHPKKAMVYWDIATKKTETASLPSSEKLSLSPETKEERTPEQRQTLKKGDLLSFTAPRPQYQQEMLIPAEKIPPLTSDEIITRIKNNASLQERRTEIQTLCQIVYGNRHILQEKIERIHENRTEGEQLTYQIATSPQSIAKFSGSNRFGIKNNARTNAEANILPLCRAIECYIDIFKQTERDILHDHHAKQRRCKQAVEMPEAWMQNLLSLPKEQQKETLSNSPELRGEIRDYIRKINERLSSSEHEAIKESNSEKLAKSLGTSAVKAKEILAIVKQTKEIEHNIHSMDFYDRKLNECSAPNQRQSIQHQLIKKNTEKICLNTLDKEASKAQKVTENIQSYKTQYTKAMTL
- a CDS encoding BID domain-containing T4SS effector, producing the protein MKKRNPSPLIAEMMAKFQQQAEQSPTSPSHSQVSQSVPKPPVQKRPENLSHPPKVAPPPPLRMRDKTPADTKIQKPETQESSSAHIKTPPQRPPRAKDREQNKQTAQESPSLQTKMAPPKPPRIKDKTPADTKIQKPETQESSSAHIKTPPQRPPRAKDREQNKQTAQESPSLQTKMAPPKPPRIKDKTPADTKIQKPETQESSSAHIKTPPPKPPRAKDREQNKQTAQESPSLQTKMPPPTPPRIKDKTPANATIQVQTSTKNQNLETIAPSVRPKTPQHRQVRQQSSSSSQNSESYAVPPSRKPHQIGDRQKSEAAIQKTAIRQPKPSQERKASINTMEKKLLLEAYHEEIRFLCKKTFGDRLILESRIEAIKENPNMGEQLLWDVTKKPQSISKLAGRKVLGIKNGARKQAEETLSPLYAAIEGFVYTAKYVQENTSQNSHTKQQQHQQAQQEGAISQHARNPLHSEKKIQPLSNQEIARRVQQNPSVQYGQREVQYWCQKVYRDPFIFNDRMEDMQKIPEIGEELVWQIENHSQLFTPLAGKKVLGVKNEARKTAEESLSTLCTAIKDYADTIKQVRESIVLHNQEQQKHHQPLSEIDKKLQKQQSLSQSAKPLERSTVKQHKELTEASKQEERPPIRPRKAETSKTMALS